In a genomic window of candidate division WOR-3 bacterium:
- a CDS encoding 50S ribosomal protein L9, whose protein sequence is MKVVLRDVVDKLGKTGDVVNVKKGYARNYLLPKKLAVAATPGALKMVEELRQQRLKKAMKGKAEAEELASMIEEKSITIKAKASPMEKLYGSVTERDIARLLKEQHGIEIDRHNVFMNEHIKKLGSHTVKIVLHSETEVNLPVWVIRKEENN, encoded by the coding sequence GTGAAAGTAGTTTTAAGAGACGTGGTTGATAAACTCGGCAAAACAGGGGATGTGGTAAACGTAAAGAAGGGTTACGCCAGAAATTACCTTTTACCTAAGAAACTCGCTGTTGCAGCCACTCCCGGCGCTTTGAAAATGGTAGAGGAATTAAGACAGCAGAGGCTGAAAAAAGCGATGAAGGGGAAAGCCGAAGCGGAAGAACTTGCCTCAATGATAGAAGAAAAGAGCATCACGATCAAAGCTAAAGCTTCGCCCATGGAAAAGCTTTATGGATCCGTAACCGAGAGAGACATAGCGAGGCTACTGAAGGAACAACACGGCATAGAGATAGACCGGCACAATGTATTCATGAATGAACACATAAAAAAACTGGGCAGCCACACCGTTAAAATTGTTCTTCACTCAGAAACTGAGGTGAATTTGCCCGTTTGGGTCATAAGGAAGGAAGAGAATAATTGA
- a CDS encoding 30S ribosomal protein S18 translates to MKVCILCKEKKDTIDYKDVEKLENFIMESGKILPRRITGLCSLHQRKVSKAIKKCKNSGLMPSVIEYYR, encoded by the coding sequence ATGAAGGTGTGCATTTTGTGTAAAGAGAAAAAGGATACAATCGATTACAAAGACGTCGAGAAGTTGGAGAATTTCATCATGGAAAGCGGAAAAATTCTTCCCAGGAGAATTACTGGTCTCTGCTCACTTCATCAGAGGAAGGTCAGCAAAGCCATAAAAAAATGCAAAAACTCCGGATTGATGCCGAGCGTCATTGAATATTACAGGTGA
- the rpsF gene encoding 30S ribosomal protein S6 — protein sequence MNKYENLLIIDARIGDEKLREILEDIKDYVSKNQGEVLSQKEAGKKELVVKNNKKIQSSYIFNIFKSSPSFIEGYRRYLNMKPEILRHFVVRVEEPEKEKANA from the coding sequence ATGAATAAGTACGAAAACCTTCTCATAATTGACGCGAGAATAGGCGATGAAAAATTGAGAGAAATCCTCGAGGATATAAAAGATTACGTGTCCAAAAACCAGGGCGAAGTCCTTTCTCAAAAAGAAGCTGGAAAAAAAGAACTCGTAGTGAAAAACAACAAAAAAATCCAAAGCAGTTACATTTTTAATATATTCAAATCTTCGCCTTCTTTTATCGAGGGGTACAGACGCTATTTAAACATGAAACCGGAGATTTTAAGACATTTCGTCGTCCGGGTTGAAGAACCTGAAAAGGAGAAAGCAAATGCCTGA
- the tsaB gene encoding tRNA (adenosine(37)-N6)-threonylcarbamoyltransferase complex dimerization subunit type 1 TsaB, protein MSFMGIDTSSKGIALSVKNPCGSEILISRHSKRAGGEDVVLIMEKALKSLNMKAQNIHRAAIVTGPGSFTGLRVGMAFLKAFYLGTKIEIKGINTLYALAWKHRKISEYILSVREARAGEFYCGFFKNSKTGLAPIFLTESLKIDSLKEKIVTKEFVVAGDIDNKISSFLNESGYIASPVGEGQFEELASSLFELWDNPYTKILEASSMVPDYINPSPAGV, encoded by the coding sequence TTGAGTTTCATGGGAATAGACACTTCTTCGAAGGGGATCGCGCTTTCGGTTAAAAATCCCTGCGGTAGCGAAATTCTCATATCCAGGCATTCGAAGAGGGCGGGTGGAGAAGATGTAGTGTTGATTATGGAGAAAGCGTTGAAATCTCTTAACATGAAAGCGCAGAATATTCATAGAGCCGCTATAGTAACCGGTCCGGGATCTTTCACTGGATTGAGAGTGGGGATGGCGTTTTTAAAAGCGTTTTATCTGGGGACGAAAATTGAAATTAAGGGCATTAACACACTCTACGCCCTCGCCTGGAAGCACAGGAAAATTTCAGAATACATACTTTCGGTCAGAGAAGCCAGAGCCGGCGAATTTTACTGCGGATTTTTTAAAAATTCTAAAACCGGGTTGGCGCCGATTTTCTTGACAGAGTCTCTCAAAATCGATTCCCTGAAAGAGAAAATTGTAACCAAAGAGTTCGTGGTCGCGGGAGACATAGACAATAAAATCTCTTCGTTTTTGAATGAATCCGGGTATATTGCTTCTCCTGTGGGAGAAGGGCAATTCGAAGAGCTGGCTTCAAGCCTTTTTGAACTCTGGGACAATCCTTACACGAAAATTCTGGAAGCTTCGTCCATGGTTCCAGACTATATAAATCCTTCTCCGGCAGGTGTTTAA
- a CDS encoding single-stranded DNA-binding protein has product MPDGKIRVPNINFLILSGRVASDPEVKFTQSGKQFASFAIAVSTPKRSKSGDGWADPDTFFIRVTAFDFLADKVQANLQKGTPVIVEGRLRGYKYNTPEKENIKAFDVTASRIYPLVFASNASFEVSGGETSDYVYNETSQNEEDDIPF; this is encoded by the coding sequence ATGCCTGACGGAAAAATCAGGGTTCCGAATATCAACTTTTTGATACTGTCAGGGAGAGTGGCGTCGGACCCGGAAGTAAAATTCACGCAAAGCGGCAAGCAGTTCGCTTCTTTCGCCATAGCCGTGAGTACTCCCAAGAGATCTAAGAGTGGAGACGGATGGGCTGACCCGGACACGTTTTTCATCAGAGTTACAGCTTTTGATTTCTTGGCTGATAAAGTACAAGCTAATCTTCAGAAGGGCACACCGGTCATCGTCGAAGGAAGACTTAGAGGTTATAAATACAACACGCCTGAAAAAGAAAACATAAAAGCTTTTGACGTGACGGCTTCGAGGATATATCCTCTTGTTTTTGCTTCTAACGCCTCTTTTGAAGTTTCCGGTGGTGAAACTTCGGATTATGTATACAACGAAACCTCTCAAAACGAGGAAGACGATATTCCGTTTTAA
- a CDS encoding type III pantothenate kinase has translation MNIVALDIGNSNHKLALLTGTPPRVKLCKTFTEVPNSIPPLPQGFDSITISSVVPEKSFQWIRLLSESVKTDDIKILDRKILKHVPMEGLDEETIGLDRILAIIGAMVRKQPPFVLVDSGSAMTFNFVDRDGIFRGGFIMPGIQMMTESLSSCAGIGKIDHTKLEIKLPVASTTFQSVSNGVYFSVKGAVELSLEKIKNDTGILPDLIITGGGGEIVKNWVEKGEYFPYLVLEGIAVASS, from the coding sequence TTGAATATAGTCGCTCTGGACATAGGGAATTCGAACCACAAGCTCGCTCTGCTGACGGGGACACCTCCGCGAGTCAAACTTTGCAAAACCTTCACTGAAGTCCCGAACAGTATTCCTCCTTTGCCTCAGGGATTCGATTCGATAACCATATCGTCAGTTGTGCCTGAAAAATCATTTCAGTGGATAAGACTGCTTTCTGAATCAGTCAAAACCGATGATATTAAAATACTCGACAGAAAAATTTTAAAACACGTGCCCATGGAAGGGCTTGACGAAGAGACAATCGGCCTTGACAGAATTTTGGCGATCATCGGAGCAATGGTCAGGAAACAACCTCCGTTTGTCCTAGTAGACAGCGGAAGCGCGATGACATTCAATTTTGTCGACAGAGACGGAATCTTTCGCGGAGGTTTCATCATGCCGGGAATACAGATGATGACTGAATCTCTTTCCTCCTGCGCCGGTATTGGAAAAATCGATCATACAAAACTTGAAATCAAACTCCCTGTCGCCTCGACAACGTTTCAGTCTGTTTCCAACGGAGTCTATTTTTCGGTTAAAGGAGCTGTTGAGCTCTCCCTCGAAAAGATTAAAAATGACACCGGAATACTTCCGGATTTGATAATCACCGGAGGGGGGGGAGAAATCGTCAAAAATTGGGTCGAAAAAGGAGAATACTTTCCCTACCTTGTTTTAGAAGGTATCGCCGTTGCCTCTTCCTGA
- a CDS encoding aminoacyl-tRNA hydrolase, with the protein MKLFVFGLGNPGKRYQMTRHNAGMMALDRFTESFGGKWLKRPDYHKSIVDLGGVKLELVKPQKFMNTSGEVLGIIGMKEDDLKKSLFVADDFEIELGNLRFRRSGSSGGHKGFLSIQTWAGKTYQRLKIGIGPLPEGEDPADFVLSPFDEAQEIKLRETLCKAAEALEDWALKGIDYAMNKYNRLRCSKEEQKDE; encoded by the coding sequence ATGAAGTTATTTGTCTTCGGATTGGGAAACCCTGGGAAGAGATATCAAATGACGAGGCATAACGCAGGGATGATGGCTCTGGACAGATTTACCGAGTCCTTTGGAGGAAAATGGCTTAAGAGACCGGATTATCATAAATCCATAGTCGATCTCGGGGGCGTGAAACTCGAACTCGTGAAGCCGCAGAAGTTCATGAACACAAGCGGCGAGGTGCTCGGGATAATTGGCATGAAAGAAGATGACCTTAAAAAATCACTTTTTGTAGCCGATGATTTTGAAATCGAACTCGGAAATTTGAGGTTCAGGAGATCGGGTAGCAGCGGAGGGCATAAAGGTTTTTTGTCAATTCAGACATGGGCTGGAAAAACCTACCAACGCCTGAAAATAGGTATAGGTCCTCTCCCTGAGGGGGAAGATCCCGCTGATTTCGTCCTGAGCCCATTCGATGAAGCTCAAGAAATAAAACTCAGGGAGACCTTATGCAAAGCCGCCGAAGCATTGGAAGACTGGGCTTTGAAAGGCATTGATTACGCCATGAACAAATATAACAGACTGAGATGTTCAAAGGAGGAACAAAAGGATGAATAA
- the tsaE gene encoding tRNA (adenosine(37)-N6)-threonylcarbamoyltransferase complex ATPase subunit type 1 TsaE, with product MPLPEIHFLAPDIISMKNQIESFCKSLSKDDFVALVGPLGAGKTFSAQVICSYFSVRDKVTSPSFGFVNYYEGEVGIYHIDLYRMKDKGDLSFMDWDEIIVSSALKLVEWADKLEDRYLPVPRWQILIEFIEKGKGRKVNITRLERTV from the coding sequence TTGCCTCTTCCTGAAATTCATTTCCTGGCTCCCGACATAATTTCCATGAAAAATCAAATAGAGTCTTTTTGTAAAAGCCTGTCGAAAGACGATTTTGTGGCTCTTGTAGGACCTCTCGGAGCTGGCAAGACGTTCAGCGCTCAGGTCATATGCTCATATTTTAGTGTAAGAGACAAGGTAACAAGCCCTTCTTTTGGATTTGTAAATTACTACGAAGGGGAAGTGGGGATATATCACATAGATTTATACAGGATGAAGGACAAGGGAGATCTATCCTTTATGGATTGGGATGAAATAATAGTTTCAAGCGCTTTAAAACTCGTCGAATGGGCGGACAAACTCGAAGATAGATATCTTCCCGTACCTCGATGGCAGATTCTTATCGAATTCATTGAAAAGGGCAAGGGCAGAAAAGTAAACATAACCCGATTGGAGAGAACTGTTTGA